In Bacillus sp. NP247, one DNA window encodes the following:
- the fmt gene encoding methionyl-tRNA formyltransferase, with translation MMKVVFMGTPDFSVPVLRRLIEDGYDVVGVVTQPDRPVGRKKVLTPTPVKVEAEKHGIPVLQPLKIREKDEYEKVLALEPDLIVTAAFGQIVPNEILEAPKYGCINVHASLLPELRGGAPIHYAIMKGKEKTGITIMYMVEKLDAGDILTQVEVEIEERETTGSLFDKLSEAGAHLLSKTVPLLIQGKLEPIKQSEAEVTFAYNIKREQEIIDWTKTGEEVYNHIRGLNPWPVAYTTLAGQVIKVWWGEKVSITEKAEPGTIVALEEDGFVVATGNETGVKITELQPSGKKRMSCSQFLRGTKPEIGTKLGENE, from the coding sequence ATGATGAAAGTAGTATTTATGGGGACACCGGACTTTTCTGTGCCGGTGCTTCGTCGTCTTATCGAGGACGGATATGACGTAGTTGGTGTTGTAACGCAACCTGATCGTCCAGTTGGTAGAAAAAAGGTTTTAACACCTACTCCTGTTAAAGTAGAAGCGGAGAAACATGGTATTCCAGTATTACAGCCGTTAAAAATTCGTGAAAAAGACGAATATGAAAAAGTATTAGCATTAGAGCCAGACTTAATTGTAACAGCGGCATTTGGACAAATCGTACCGAATGAAATTTTAGAAGCACCAAAGTATGGATGTATTAATGTCCACGCGTCATTACTTCCAGAACTTCGCGGTGGTGCACCAATTCATTATGCGATCATGAAAGGCAAAGAGAAAACAGGTATTACAATTATGTATATGGTAGAAAAATTAGATGCTGGCGATATATTAACGCAAGTAGAAGTAGAAATTGAAGAGCGTGAAACAACAGGTTCATTATTTGATAAGTTAAGCGAAGCAGGAGCACACCTTTTATCTAAAACGGTTCCTTTACTAATTCAGGGTAAACTAGAACCAATTAAGCAAAGTGAAGCTGAAGTGACGTTTGCATATAATATTAAACGTGAGCAAGAGATAATTGATTGGACAAAAACAGGTGAAGAAGTATACAATCACATTCGCGGATTGAATCCATGGCCAGTTGCTTATACGACTTTGGCAGGACAAGTTATTAAAGTATGGTGGGGAGAGAAGGTCTCAATTACAGAGAAAGCTGAACCAGGTACAATAGTAGCTCTTGAAGAAGATGGATTTGTTGTTGCAACAGGGAATGAGACAGGCGTTAAAATCACTGAATTGCAACCATCTGGTAAAAAGCGTATGAGTTGTTCACAATTTTTACGTGGAACAAAACCTGAAATTGGTACGAAGTTAGGAGAAAATGAATGA
- the rsmB gene encoding 16S rRNA (cytosine(967)-C(5))-methyltransferase RsmB codes for MRQNVRELALDGLIQVEKSGAYSNLLLNNLIEKNTIDRKDIGLLTEMVYGTIQRRDTLDYYLQPFLRKKVEAWVRVLLRLSLYQMLYLDRVPERAAIHEAVEIAKRRGHNGISGMVNGVLRSIQREGVPSLEEIENPVERLAIATSHPMWLVQEWASEYGLETAEKMCEVNMLPPVPTARVNVDKVTVEEAVALLADEGIEAKRGELSEDAIQIERGNVAHTEAFKKGFLSIQDESSMLVARALEPNKGDTVLDSCAAPGGKTTHIAERLDRSGKVMSLDLHAHKVRLIEQQAKRLGLENVETMALDARKVQEHFANESFDKILVDAPCSGFGVIRRKPDIKLGKDKGDSERLSTIQLAILEKIAPLLKQGGRLVYSTCTIEKIENEQVIKQFLQEHPEFEWDTTIKDRMPEKLNPYIDEGQVRILPHYFATDGFYIACLRKKV; via the coding sequence ATGAGACAAAATGTTCGTGAGTTAGCTCTGGATGGCTTAATTCAAGTAGAAAAAAGTGGTGCATATAGCAACTTACTTTTAAATAATCTGATTGAAAAAAATACAATTGACAGAAAAGATATTGGTTTATTAACTGAAATGGTATATGGAACAATTCAACGTCGTGACACACTAGATTATTATTTACAACCATTTTTAAGAAAAAAGGTTGAAGCGTGGGTAAGAGTGTTGCTTCGCCTATCTCTATATCAAATGCTATATTTAGACCGAGTTCCAGAAAGAGCGGCCATTCATGAAGCAGTTGAGATTGCAAAGCGTCGTGGGCATAATGGGATTTCAGGCATGGTGAACGGAGTATTGCGTTCAATTCAGCGAGAAGGTGTACCTTCGTTAGAAGAAATCGAAAATCCAGTAGAACGTCTTGCAATTGCAACGAGTCATCCAATGTGGCTTGTACAAGAATGGGCATCCGAATATGGTTTAGAGACAGCAGAGAAAATGTGTGAAGTAAATATGTTGCCACCTGTACCGACAGCACGTGTAAATGTTGATAAAGTAACGGTAGAAGAAGCGGTTGCGTTATTAGCTGATGAGGGGATAGAAGCAAAACGTGGCGAATTGTCAGAGGATGCAATTCAAATTGAAAGAGGAAATGTCGCACATACAGAAGCGTTCAAAAAAGGTTTCCTTTCTATTCAAGATGAAAGCTCAATGCTTGTAGCACGTGCTTTAGAACCGAATAAAGGAGATACAGTTCTAGATAGTTGTGCTGCTCCTGGCGGAAAAACAACTCATATTGCAGAGCGTTTGGACAGATCTGGTAAGGTAATGTCGCTTGATTTACACGCACATAAAGTACGTTTAATTGAACAACAGGCGAAGAGACTTGGTTTAGAAAATGTAGAAACGATGGCTTTAGATGCTAGAAAAGTTCAAGAGCATTTTGCAAATGAATCTTTTGACAAAATATTAGTAGATGCACCATGTTCTGGATTTGGTGTTATTAGACGTAAACCTGATATTAAGTTAGGTAAAGATAAGGGCGATAGTGAAAGGTTATCAACGATTCAACTTGCGATACTAGAAAAAATAGCACCACTTTTAAAACAAGGTGGTCGCCTCGTTTATAGTACGTGTACAATTGAAAAAATAGAAAATGAACAAGTAATAAAGCAATTTTTACAAGAGCATCCTGAATTTGAATGGGATACTACGATAAAAGATCGTATGCCAGAAAAGTTAAATCCGTATATTGATGAAGGTCAAGTACGAATTTTACCGCATTATTTTGCAACAGATGGCTTTTATATTGCTTGTTTAAGAAAGAAGGTGTAG
- the def gene encoding peptide deformylase: MAVLEIVKHPNEVLETPCERVINFDKKLVKLLKDMHETMLIADGVGLAAPQVGVSLQVAVVDIGDDTGKIELINPVILEKRGEQVGPEGCLSFPGLYGEVERADYIKVRAQNRRGKIFLLEADDFLARAIQHEIDHLHGVLFTSKVKRYYEAGELE; the protein is encoded by the coding sequence ATGGCAGTTTTAGAAATTGTAAAGCATCCAAATGAAGTGTTAGAAACACCATGCGAAAGAGTAATTAACTTTGATAAAAAGTTAGTGAAATTGTTAAAAGATATGCATGAAACAATGTTAATTGCAGACGGCGTTGGTCTAGCTGCGCCACAAGTAGGTGTAAGCTTACAAGTTGCTGTTGTTGATATAGGTGATGATACGGGGAAAATTGAATTAATTAATCCTGTTATTTTAGAAAAACGTGGTGAACAAGTAGGTCCCGAAGGCTGCTTAAGCTTTCCGGGACTTTATGGTGAAGTGGAGCGTGCAGATTACATTAAAGTACGTGCACAAAATCGTCGCGGTAAAATATTTTTATTAGAAGCGGATGACTTCTTAGCGCGTGCAATTCAGCATGAAATCGATCATTTACACGGTGTTTTATTTACATCTAAAGTGAAAAGATATTATGAAGCAGGCGAATTAGAATAG
- the priA gene encoding primosomal protein N', translating into MKFASVIVDVPARQTDRPFDYIIPEKWEDIVQTGMRVVVPFGPRKLQGFIIGIKDSVDLESKKLKALYEILDVTPVLNDELLKLGYWLTSETLCYMISAFQVMLPTAIKATYKKRLQLRNQEEVAPEILSLFQGKETIDWEAIEAQPHLYRTIQQEIKNGTTEVVYQVKDKVQKKKQRVVQPELPANKLELAAFELKSKKQQDVLYYFVENYKSVSLKNLTEELQITDAPIKALVKKGLISEKYVEVYRNPYDDDDFEQTKPFPLTEEQKQVITPILSSITNETYNPFLLYGVTGSGKTEVYLQSIAAVLEKGKEAIVLVPEIALTPQMVDRFKGRFGSQVAVLHSALSVGEKYDEWRKILRKEVKVVVGARSAIFAPFENLGIIIIDEEHESSYKQEDNPKYHARDVAVWRGQYHKCPIVLGSATPTLESFARAKKGVYGLLTMEKRMNKQALPTVEIVDMREELRDGNRSMFSKALHEKIADRLEKKEQMVLFLNRRGHSTFVMCRDCGYVVQCPHCDISLTYHKMNHRLKCHYCSHEENMPTECPACNSTYIRFFGTGTQKVEEEITKLFPQARVIRMDVDTTSRKGMHEKLLKAFGEEKADILLGTQMIAKGLDFPKVTLVGVLTADTMLHLPDFRASEKTYQLLTQVSGRAGRHELPGEVVIQTYTPEHYSVELAKNQQYDVFYEQEMQMRRMRQYPPYYYVVLVTVSHPELLKAVQVTEKIGGHLRTHCSRQTMVLGPVASAIPRIKDRYRYQCMIKYKREPNLKNVLKMVNEHYQAEMQKELQISIDFNPTMLM; encoded by the coding sequence ATGAAGTTTGCAAGTGTAATTGTTGATGTACCTGCACGTCAAACAGATCGACCGTTTGATTATATTATTCCTGAAAAATGGGAAGATATTGTGCAAACAGGAATGCGTGTAGTAGTCCCATTCGGTCCGAGGAAATTGCAAGGTTTTATTATTGGCATAAAGGATTCGGTTGACCTAGAAAGTAAAAAGTTAAAAGCGTTGTATGAAATATTAGATGTCACTCCGGTTTTAAATGATGAATTATTAAAGCTTGGGTATTGGCTTACAAGTGAAACGTTATGTTATATGATTTCAGCTTTTCAGGTAATGCTTCCGACGGCGATAAAAGCAACATATAAAAAGCGTCTGCAACTTCGCAACCAAGAAGAAGTTGCGCCAGAAATTCTTTCTTTATTTCAAGGGAAGGAAACGATAGATTGGGAAGCTATCGAAGCGCAGCCGCACCTATATCGTACTATTCAACAAGAAATTAAAAATGGTACGACTGAAGTGGTTTATCAAGTAAAGGATAAAGTGCAGAAGAAGAAACAAAGAGTAGTTCAACCGGAGTTGCCGGCAAATAAATTGGAATTAGCAGCATTCGAACTGAAAAGTAAAAAACAACAAGACGTACTCTATTATTTTGTAGAAAACTACAAAAGTGTATCGTTAAAAAATTTAACAGAAGAATTACAAATAACAGATGCTCCAATAAAAGCACTTGTTAAAAAGGGTCTAATCTCAGAAAAGTATGTAGAAGTATACCGGAATCCGTATGACGATGATGATTTTGAACAAACAAAACCATTTCCGCTTACTGAGGAACAAAAACAAGTAATTACACCGATTTTGTCATCAATTACAAATGAAACTTACAATCCATTTTTACTATATGGTGTTACAGGAAGTGGTAAGACTGAAGTGTATTTACAATCTATAGCAGCGGTGCTCGAGAAAGGAAAAGAAGCAATTGTGCTTGTTCCTGAAATTGCGCTAACGCCCCAGATGGTAGACCGCTTTAAAGGTAGGTTCGGTTCGCAAGTTGCAGTTCTTCACAGTGCGCTTTCTGTTGGCGAGAAATATGATGAATGGCGAAAGATATTAAGAAAAGAAGTGAAAGTTGTAGTTGGTGCGCGTTCAGCTATTTTTGCTCCATTTGAAAATTTAGGAATCATTATTATTGATGAAGAGCATGAATCAAGTTATAAGCAAGAGGATAACCCAAAGTATCATGCAAGAGATGTAGCAGTGTGGAGAGGACAATACCATAAGTGTCCAATTGTTCTCGGAAGTGCAACGCCGACACTTGAATCGTTTGCTAGAGCGAAAAAAGGTGTCTATGGGTTGCTTACAATGGAAAAACGTATGAACAAACAAGCTTTGCCGACTGTAGAAATTGTTGATATGCGTGAAGAACTTCGTGATGGAAATCGCTCAATGTTTTCAAAGGCACTGCATGAAAAAATAGCAGATCGATTAGAAAAGAAAGAGCAAATGGTTCTCTTTTTAAATAGAAGGGGTCATTCTACGTTTGTGATGTGCCGTGATTGTGGGTATGTCGTACAATGTCCGCATTGTGATATTTCGTTGACATATCATAAAATGAACCATCGTTTAAAATGTCATTATTGTAGTCATGAGGAAAATATGCCAACGGAGTGTCCTGCTTGTAATAGTACGTATATTCGTTTCTTTGGTACAGGGACGCAAAAGGTTGAAGAAGAAATCACAAAACTATTTCCACAGGCGCGGGTCATTCGAATGGATGTGGATACAACAAGCCGTAAAGGAATGCATGAAAAATTATTAAAGGCATTTGGTGAAGAGAAAGCAGATATATTACTTGGAACACAAATGATTGCAAAAGGGCTTGATTTTCCGAAGGTGACGCTTGTTGGGGTTTTAACGGCGGATACGATGCTTCATCTACCTGATTTTCGGGCGAGTGAAAAGACATATCAGCTATTGACACAAGTGAGTGGACGTGCAGGAAGACATGAATTGCCAGGGGAAGTTGTAATTCAAACGTATACGCCGGAACATTACAGTGTAGAATTAGCAAAGAATCAACAATATGATGTATTTTATGAGCAAGAAATGCAAATGAGGCGAATGAGACAATATCCGCCATATTACTACGTTGTACTTGTAACTGTCTCTCATCCGGAATTATTAAAGGCAGTCCAAGTGACGGAAAAAATTGGCGGTCATTTACGAACGCATTGTTCAAGGCAAACAATGGTGTTAGGGCCGGTTGCTTCAGCAATTCCAAGGATAAAAGATAGATATCGTTACCAATGCATGATAAAATACAAACGGGAACCAAACTTAAAGAACGTGCTCAAAATGGTAAATGAACATTATCAAGCAGAAATGCAAAAAGAGCTACAAATCTCAATTGATTTTAATCCAACAATGTTAATGTAG